Proteins from a single region of Ensifer adhaerens:
- the mutS gene encoding DNA mismatch repair protein MutS, whose amino-acid sequence MNFVTDYSTRAGEVLSAAELASEESRSTATPMMEQFIEIKANNPDSLLFYRMGDFYELFFQDAVEASRALGITLTKRGQHMGQEIPMCGVPVHAADDYLQKLIGLGFRVAVCEQVEDPAEAKKRGSKSVVRRDVVRLVTPGTITEEKLLSPSETNYLMALARIKSGSEPAYALAWIDISTGIFRLAETAESRLLADILRIEPRELILADTVFHDPELRPVFDVLGRVAVPQPAVLFDSATAEGRISRYFGVKTLDGFGTFSRAELAAASAAISYVEKTQLAERPALGTPERESAASTLFIDPATRGNLELVKTLSGAREGTLLKALDRTVTSGGARLLAERLMSPLTDPDRINQRLDSIEILSDQPSFAGDLRDALRRAPDMPRALSRLALGRGGPRDLGAIQAGLHASASISRLMAAGTLSDELKDARAAIDALPAGLLGLLDATLGEELPLLKRDGGFVCEGANAELDEVRALRDQSRRVIAGLQLQYSEETGIKSLKIKHNNVLGYFIEVTAGNAGSMTDTDEGRARFIHRQTMANAMRFTTTALAELESKIANAADRALSIELEAFDAMTAEVVSAAETLKAAALALATVDVSVGLAVLAEEQAYARPTVDRSRMFAIDGGRHPVVEQALKRQASNAFVANGCDLSPPEGEEGGAIWLLTGPNMGGKSTFLRQNALIAIMAQMGTFVPATSAHIGIVDRLFSRVGASDDLARGRSTFMVEMVETAAILNQATDRSLVILDEIGRGTATFDGLSIAWAAVEHLHEANRCRGLFATHFHELTVLSEKLGRLSNATMRVKEWHGDVIFLHEVGPGAADRSYGIQVARLAGLPASVVARAKDVLAKLEDADRKNPASQLIDDLPLFQVAIRREEVKPAGNSRVDEALKALNPDDMTPREALDALYALKKELNAK is encoded by the coding sequence ATGAATTTCGTGACAGACTATTCGACCCGCGCGGGGGAGGTTTTATCCGCAGCCGAACTGGCGAGCGAGGAAAGCCGTTCCACGGCAACGCCGATGATGGAACAATTCATCGAGATCAAGGCGAACAACCCGGATTCGCTGCTGTTCTACCGCATGGGCGACTTCTACGAGCTGTTCTTCCAGGACGCCGTCGAAGCCTCGCGCGCGCTCGGCATCACGCTGACCAAGCGCGGCCAGCACATGGGGCAGGAGATCCCGATGTGCGGCGTGCCGGTGCATGCCGCGGATGACTACCTGCAAAAGCTGATCGGCCTCGGTTTCCGTGTCGCCGTCTGCGAGCAGGTCGAGGACCCGGCGGAAGCCAAGAAACGCGGCAGCAAGTCGGTGGTGCGTCGCGACGTCGTGCGCCTCGTCACGCCCGGCACGATCACCGAAGAAAAGCTGCTGTCGCCGTCGGAAACCAACTACCTGATGGCCCTGGCGCGGATCAAAAGCGGCTCCGAGCCGGCCTATGCGCTCGCCTGGATCGATATCTCCACCGGCATCTTCCGGCTGGCCGAGACCGCCGAAAGCCGGTTGCTTGCCGATATCCTGCGCATCGAGCCGCGCGAGTTGATCCTCGCCGATACTGTCTTCCATGATCCCGAGCTGAGGCCCGTCTTCGACGTGCTCGGACGAGTGGCCGTGCCGCAACCGGCGGTGCTGTTCGACAGCGCGACGGCCGAAGGCCGCATTAGCCGCTATTTCGGCGTCAAGACGCTCGATGGTTTCGGCACTTTTTCACGCGCCGAACTGGCCGCGGCGTCCGCGGCGATCTCCTATGTCGAAAAGACCCAGCTTGCCGAACGTCCGGCGCTCGGCACGCCCGAACGCGAAAGTGCCGCTTCGACACTGTTCATCGACCCGGCGACCCGCGGCAATCTCGAACTCGTCAAGACGCTCTCCGGCGCGCGCGAAGGTACGCTGTTGAAGGCGCTCGACCGCACCGTGACCAGCGGCGGCGCCCGGCTTCTTGCCGAGCGGCTGATGTCGCCGCTCACCGATCCGGATCGCATCAATCAGCGTCTCGACTCGATCGAGATTCTTTCCGACCAACCCTCCTTCGCTGGCGACCTCCGCGATGCACTACGGCGCGCCCCGGACATGCCGCGCGCCCTGTCGCGGCTGGCACTCGGCCGTGGCGGCCCGCGCGACCTCGGCGCCATCCAGGCGGGCCTGCATGCGTCGGCGTCGATTTCACGGTTGATGGCCGCAGGCACGCTCTCCGATGAACTGAAGGACGCCCGAGCCGCAATCGACGCTCTGCCGGCCGGCCTGCTTGGTTTGCTTGATGCCACCCTTGGCGAAGAATTACCGCTGCTGAAGCGCGATGGCGGCTTCGTGTGTGAAGGCGCCAATGCAGAACTTGATGAAGTCCGGGCGCTGCGCGACCAGTCGCGCCGGGTGATCGCCGGGCTGCAGCTGCAATATTCCGAAGAGACCGGCATCAAGTCGCTGAAGATCAAGCACAACAACGTGCTCGGCTACTTCATCGAGGTAACCGCCGGCAATGCCGGCTCGATGACCGACACGGACGAGGGCCGCGCCCGTTTCATCCATCGCCAGACAATGGCGAATGCCATGCGTTTCACCACCACAGCGCTTGCCGAACTGGAAAGCAAGATCGCCAACGCCGCCGACCGCGCGCTGTCGATCGAGCTCGAGGCCTTCGATGCGATGACGGCGGAAGTCGTCTCCGCCGCCGAGACGCTCAAGGCGGCAGCACTGGCGCTTGCCACCGTGGACGTTTCTGTCGGGCTTGCCGTGCTTGCGGAAGAGCAGGCCTATGCCCGCCCCACCGTCGACCGCTCGCGCATGTTTGCGATCGACGGCGGCCGCCATCCGGTGGTCGAGCAGGCGCTGAAGCGCCAGGCATCAAATGCCTTCGTCGCCAACGGCTGCGATCTCTCGCCGCCTGAGGGCGAAGAGGGCGGCGCGATCTGGCTGCTCACCGGCCCCAACATGGGCGGTAAGTCGACCTTCCTGCGCCAGAACGCGCTGATCGCCATCATGGCCCAGATGGGCACGTTCGTTCCGGCTACGAGCGCCCACATCGGCATTGTCGACCGGCTCTTCTCCCGTGTCGGTGCCTCCGACGATCTGGCGCGCGGCCGCTCGACCTTCATGGTCGAGATGGTCGAGACGGCGGCGATCCTGAACCAGGCGACCGATCGCTCGCTGGTGATCCTCGACGAGATCGGCCGTGGCACCGCCACCTTCGACGGCCTGTCGATCGCCTGGGCGGCGGTCGAGCATCTGCACGAGGCGAACCGTTGCCGCGGGCTGTTTGCCACTCACTTCCACGAGTTGACCGTGCTTTCGGAAAAGCTCGGTCGGCTTTCGAATGCGACCATGCGTGTGAAGGAATGGCACGGCGACGTGATCTTCCTGCACGAGGTTGGTCCGGGTGCCGCTGATCGGTCCTATGGCATTCAGGTCGCCCGGCTTGCCGGCCTGCCGGCGTCCGTGGTGGCGCGTGCCAAGGATGTGCTTGCCAAGCTCGAGGACGCCGACCGCAAGAACCCGGCCAGCCAGTTGATCGACGACCTGCCGTTGTTCCAGGTGGCAATCCGGCGCGAAGAGGTGAAGCCCGCAGGAAACTCCAGGGTTGACGAGGCACTGAAGGCGCTCAACCCCGACGACATGACGCCGCGCGAGGCGCTCGATGCGCTCTACGCGCTGAAAAAGGAACTGAACGCCAAGTAA
- a CDS encoding [protein-PII] uridylyltransferase, which yields MGRHETFFPEILDVAALRAKCDFIASAHAEQREPMRQALLAAFKQANTAGRAKARELFYADGAGILCAERISWLQDQLITVLHDFVLNEIFDAANAPPASRIAVAAVGGYGRGTLAPGSDIDLLFLLPVKKAVWAEPAIEFMLYILWDLGFKVGHATRTIDECIRLSRADMTIRTAILETRYICGSETLSAELETRFDHEIVRNTGPDFIAAKLAERDERHRKAGDTRYLVEPNVKEGKGGLRDLHTLFWIAKYFYRLKDTADLVKLGVLSRQEYQLFQKAEDFLWAVRCHMHFLTGKAEERLSFDIQREIAEALGYHDHPGLSAVERFMKHYFLVAKDVGDLTRIFCAALEDQQAKDAPGISGIIGRFTHRSRKIAGTLDFVDDGGRIALASPDVFKRDPVNLLRFFHIADINGLEFHPAALRQVTRSLSLIKPALRENEEANRLFLSILTSRRKPELILRRMNEAGVLGRFIPDFGKIVSMMQFNMYHHYTVDEHLLRTVDVLSRIEGGIEEEAHPLVAKLMPGIEEREALYVAVLLHDIAKGRPEDHSTAGAKVARKLCPRFGLSPKQTELVAWLIEEHLLMSMVAQTRDLNDRKTIVDFAERVQSLDRLKMLLVLTVCDIRAVGPGVWNGWKGQLLRTLYYETELLLSGGFSELSRKERAAHAAVMLGEALTDWTEKERDDYVRLHYQPYLLTVALEEQVRHARFIREADAAGKALATMVRTHQFHAITEITVLSPDHPRLLTVIAGACAAAGANIVDAQIFTTSDGRALDTILVNREFAVDGDEMRRAGNIGKLIEDVLSGRKRLPEVIASRTKVKKRTKAFTVTPEVTISNTLSNKFTVIEVEGLDRPGLLSEITAVLSDLSLDIASAHITTFGEKVIDTFYVTDLVGQKVTSENRQMNIAARLKAVMAGEGDEARDRMPSGIIAPAPGVSSAHRTTKAET from the coding sequence ATGGGCAGACACGAAACTTTCTTTCCCGAAATTCTCGACGTCGCAGCGCTCCGGGCGAAGTGCGACTTCATCGCTTCGGCCCATGCCGAGCAACGCGAGCCGATGCGCCAGGCGCTTTTGGCCGCCTTCAAGCAGGCAAACACCGCCGGCCGCGCCAAGGCGCGCGAGCTGTTCTACGCCGATGGTGCCGGCATTCTGTGTGCCGAACGCATTTCCTGGCTGCAGGATCAGCTGATCACCGTGCTGCATGATTTCGTGCTCAACGAGATCTTCGATGCGGCCAATGCGCCACCGGCGTCCCGCATCGCGGTGGCTGCGGTCGGTGGTTACGGCCGCGGCACGCTGGCGCCAGGCTCCGACATCGATCTTCTGTTCCTGCTGCCGGTCAAGAAGGCCGTCTGGGCGGAGCCGGCGATCGAGTTCATGCTCTATATCCTCTGGGATCTGGGCTTCAAGGTCGGCCACGCCACCCGAACCATCGACGAGTGCATTCGCCTGTCGCGCGCCGACATGACGATCCGCACGGCCATTCTCGAGACGCGCTACATCTGCGGCTCCGAGACGCTGAGCGCCGAACTGGAAACCCGTTTCGACCACGAGATCGTGCGCAACACCGGCCCGGATTTCATCGCCGCCAAGCTTGCCGAGCGTGACGAGCGCCACCGCAAGGCGGGCGATACGCGTTATCTCGTCGAGCCGAACGTGAAGGAAGGCAAGGGCGGTCTTCGCGACCTGCACACACTGTTCTGGATCGCCAAGTACTTCTACCGCCTCAAGGATACCGCCGATCTCGTCAAGCTCGGCGTCCTGTCGCGGCAGGAATACCAGCTTTTCCAGAAGGCGGAGGATTTCCTCTGGGCCGTGCGCTGCCATATGCACTTCCTCACCGGCAAGGCGGAAGAACGGCTCTCCTTCGACATTCAGCGCGAGATCGCCGAAGCGCTCGGCTATCACGACCATCCCGGTCTCTCCGCCGTCGAACGTTTCATGAAGCATTACTTCCTGGTGGCGAAGGATGTCGGCGACCTGACGCGCATCTTCTGCGCGGCGCTCGAAGACCAGCAGGCGAAGGATGCGCCCGGCATATCCGGCATCATCGGCCGCTTCACCCATCGCAGTCGCAAGATCGCCGGCACGCTCGATTTTGTCGACGATGGCGGCCGCATCGCGCTGGCAAGTCCTGATGTCTTCAAGCGCGACCCGGTCAATCTGCTTCGCTTCTTCCACATCGCCGACATCAACGGGCTGGAGTTTCACCCGGCGGCGCTTCGCCAGGTGACGCGGTCGCTGAGCCTGATCAAGCCGGCGCTGCGCGAAAACGAGGAGGCAAACCGCCTCTTCCTGTCGATCCTCACCTCGCGCCGCAAGCCCGAGCTCATCCTGCGGCGCATGAACGAGGCGGGCGTACTTGGCCGCTTCATCCCGGATTTCGGCAAGATCGTCTCGATGATGCAGTTCAACATGTATCATCACTACACGGTCGACGAGCATCTGCTGCGCACCGTCGACGTGCTCTCGCGCATCGAAGGCGGCATCGAGGAGGAGGCGCATCCGCTGGTCGCCAAGCTGATGCCGGGGATCGAAGAGCGCGAGGCGCTCTACGTCGCCGTGCTGCTGCACGACATCGCCAAGGGCCGGCCCGAGGATCACTCGACCGCGGGCGCCAAGGTGGCGCGCAAGCTCTGCCCGCGCTTCGGGCTTTCGCCGAAGCAGACAGAACTCGTCGCCTGGTTGATCGAGGAGCACCTGTTGATGTCGATGGTCGCCCAGACCCGCGACCTCAACGACCGCAAGACCATCGTCGACTTTGCCGAGCGGGTGCAGTCGCTCGACCGGCTGAAGATGCTGCTGGTCCTGACCGTCTGCGATATCCGCGCCGTCGGCCCGGGCGTGTGGAACGGCTGGAAGGGGCAGCTGTTGCGCACACTCTACTATGAGACCGAACTGTTGCTTTCGGGAGGCTTCTCGGAATTGTCGCGCAAGGAGCGCGCGGCGCATGCCGCGGTCATGCTCGGCGAGGCGTTGACAGACTGGACGGAGAAGGAGCGCGACGACTATGTGCGCTTGCACTATCAGCCCTATCTGCTGACGGTGGCGCTCGAAGAGCAGGTGCGCCATGCTCGCTTCATCCGTGAGGCCGATGCCGCCGGCAAGGCGCTGGCGACCATGGTGCGCACCCACCAGTTCCACGCCATCACTGAAATCACCGTGCTTTCGCCTGACCATCCGCGGCTGTTGACCGTGATCGCCGGCGCCTGCGCGGCCGCCGGCGCCAACATCGTCGACGCCCAGATCTTCACGACCTCGGACGGGCGTGCGCTCGATACGATCCTGGTGAACCGCGAGTTCGCCGTCGACGGCGACGAGATGCGGCGAGCGGGCAACATCGGCAAGCTGATCGAGGACGTGCTTTCCGGCCGCAAGCGTCTGCCGGAAGTGATCGCCAGCCGGACGAAGGTGAAGAAGCGCACCAAGGCGTTTACCGTGACGCCCGAGGTGACGATCAGCAACACGCTGTCGAACAAGTTTACGGTGATCGAGGTCGAGGGCCTCGACCGTCCGGGCCTCTTGTCCGAGATCACCGCGGTGCTCTCCGACCTCTCGCTCGACATCGCCTCGGCCCACATCACCACCTTCGGCGAGAAGGTGATCGACACCTTCTATGTCACCGACCTCGTCGGTCAGAAGGTGACGAGCGAAAACCGTCAGATGAACATTGCCGCCCGCCTCAAGGCCGTCATGGCCGGCGAGGGCGACGAGGCCCGCGACCGCATGCCCTCGGGCATCATCGCGCCCGCTCCGGGCGTTTCCTCCGCTCACAGAACGACAAAAGCCGAAACATGA
- the murJ gene encoding murein biosynthesis integral membrane protein MurJ has product MSLVKKFATVGGATLGSRLFGFIRETFMAAALGTGPVADAFNTAFRLPNTFRRLFAEGAFNSAFVPLFAKEIEANGMEGARRFSEEVFGVLFTVLLFLTIAMELTMPFIVSKLIAPGFADDPQKLGNTIVFAGIMFPYLACMSLAAMMGGMLNSLHRFFAAAIAPVFLNVILIGVLAYAWYAGQDPVAVGYALSWGVMAAGLVQLAIVWIAVRDAGIKIGLRRPKMTASVRRLLVLALPAAITGGITQINLLINTNIASASEGAVSSLVYADRIYQLPLGVVGIAVATVLLPELARALRSGNVNEASNLQNRSVEFTLFLTLPAAAALLVMSEPIVRLLFERGKFSPESTVIVGHILAIYGLGLPAFVLIKAFIPGFFAREDTRTPMIFAAISVVVNVSLALTLFPRLGASGIATAEIVAGWVNAVLLFATLVWRGHWGRDIPLLTRIPRLAIAAAGMALALYFAIGWFAFELSSAASLFTRATTLTGLVAVAMVIYFALAFGLGGASLGMIRRNIKRGSKAPAEPAAATEAND; this is encoded by the coding sequence ATGAGTCTGGTCAAGAAATTTGCAACCGTCGGCGGCGCGACGCTCGGAAGCCGGCTGTTCGGCTTCATCCGCGAAACCTTCATGGCGGCAGCGCTCGGCACCGGCCCGGTCGCCGACGCCTTCAACACCGCCTTCCGCCTGCCGAACACTTTCCGCCGGCTGTTTGCCGAAGGTGCCTTCAACTCCGCTTTCGTGCCGCTCTTCGCCAAGGAGATCGAGGCGAACGGCATGGAGGGTGCGCGGCGATTTTCAGAGGAAGTCTTCGGCGTTCTCTTCACCGTGCTTCTGTTCCTGACGATCGCGATGGAACTGACGATGCCCTTCATCGTCAGCAAGCTGATCGCGCCCGGCTTTGCCGACGATCCGCAAAAGCTCGGCAACACCATCGTCTTTGCCGGCATCATGTTCCCCTATCTCGCCTGCATGTCGCTGGCGGCGATGATGGGCGGCATGCTGAACTCGCTGCATCGCTTCTTTGCGGCAGCGATTGCGCCTGTCTTCCTCAATGTCATCCTGATCGGCGTGCTGGCCTATGCCTGGTATGCGGGCCAGGATCCGGTGGCCGTCGGCTATGCGCTGTCCTGGGGCGTCATGGCGGCCGGTCTGGTGCAGCTTGCGATCGTCTGGATCGCCGTGCGCGACGCCGGCATCAAGATCGGTCTGCGCCGGCCCAAGATGACCGCGAGCGTCAGGCGTCTGCTGGTGCTGGCCCTGCCGGCGGCGATCACCGGTGGCATCACCCAGATCAACCTCCTGATCAATACCAACATCGCCTCGGCGAGCGAAGGCGCGGTCTCGTCGCTGGTCTATGCGGACCGCATCTACCAGCTTCCACTTGGCGTCGTCGGCATCGCGGTGGCAACGGTGCTTTTGCCGGAACTGGCCCGGGCGCTGCGTTCCGGCAATGTCAACGAAGCGTCTAACCTGCAGAACCGCTCCGTCGAGTTCACCCTGTTCCTGACGCTTCCGGCTGCGGCAGCGCTTCTGGTCATGTCCGAGCCAATCGTTCGGTTGCTCTTCGAGCGTGGCAAGTTCTCGCCGGAATCGACCGTCATCGTCGGTCATATCCTGGCGATCTACGGTCTCGGTCTGCCGGCCTTCGTGCTGATCAAGGCCTTCATCCCCGGCTTCTTCGCGCGCGAGGATACGCGCACGCCGATGATCTTCGCTGCCATTTCCGTCGTCGTGAACGTGTCGCTGGCGCTCACCCTGTTTCCGCGGCTTGGCGCAAGCGGCATCGCCACCGCCGAGATCGTCGCCGGCTGGGTCAATGCCGTGCTGCTCTTTGCGACCCTCGTCTGGCGCGGCCATTGGGGCAGAGACATTCCTTTGCTCACCCGCATTCCGCGTCTCGCCATAGCAGCGGCGGGTATGGCCTTGGCACTGTATTTCGCGATCGGCTGGTTCGCTTTCGAACTGTCCTCGGCGGCGTCGCTCTTCACGCGGGCAACAACACTGACAGGCCTCGTAGCCGTCGCCATGGTGATCTACTTCGCGCTCGCCTTCGGCCTCGGCGGCGCTAGCCTCGGCATGATCCGCCGCAACATCAAACGCGGGTCGAAAGCCCCGGCGGAACCTGCCGCCGCGACGGAGGCAAACGACTGA
- a CDS encoding VOC family protein, with translation MRQTIARIALVVPDYDAGVAFYCGKLGFDLVEDTRLDEDKRWVVVRPKGAVETSLLLAKADGERQQAAIGNQTGGRVGFFLFTDDFTRDHAAMLAAGVVFLEAPRHEPYGTVAVFSDPFGNHWDLLQPAQ, from the coding sequence ATGCGCCAGACGATCGCACGCATTGCCCTGGTCGTGCCGGACTATGATGCCGGCGTCGCCTTCTATTGTGGCAAGCTCGGCTTCGACCTCGTGGAGGACACCAGGCTCGACGAAGACAAGCGCTGGGTCGTCGTTCGTCCGAAAGGGGCTGTCGAGACTTCGTTGCTGCTTGCCAAGGCCGATGGCGAACGGCAGCAGGCGGCGATCGGCAACCAGACCGGCGGTCGTGTTGGCTTCTTCCTGTTCACCGATGATTTCACCCGGGACCATGCCGCGATGCTCGCCGCCGGCGTCGTCTTTCTGGAAGCGCCGCGCCATGAGCCCTATGGCACGGTGGCGGTCTTCAGCGATCCGTTCGGCAACCATTGGGATCTGCTGCAACCGGCGCAATAG
- the trpS gene encoding tryptophan--tRNA ligase, which translates to MNEFKPLVFSGVQPTGNLHLGNYLGAIRKFVALQENNDCIYCVVDLHSITAQLVHEDLKGQIRSIAAAFIASGIDPKKHIVFNQSAVPQHAELAWIFNCVARIGWMNRMTQFKDKAGKDRENASLGLLAYPSLMAADILVYRATHVPVGDDQKQHLELTRDIAQKFNIDFMEHIRSAGYGVDMVVGEEPIHAYFPPVEPLIGGATPRVMSLRDGTKKMSKSDPSDLSRVNLMDDAETISKKIRKAKTDPDALPSELDGLKGRPEADNLVGIYAALSDKTKEQVLAEFGGQQFSVFKPALVDLAVEVLAPITGEMRRLMGDTAHIDAILRDGGERARARAEKTMREVREIIGFLQ; encoded by the coding sequence ATGAACGAATTCAAGCCGCTCGTATTCTCCGGCGTTCAGCCGACGGGCAATCTCCATCTCGGCAATTATCTCGGCGCGATCCGCAAGTTCGTGGCACTGCAGGAAAACAACGATTGCATTTACTGCGTCGTCGACCTGCATTCGATCACGGCGCAACTCGTGCACGAGGACCTGAAGGGGCAGATCCGCTCGATCGCCGCTGCCTTCATCGCTTCGGGCATCGACCCGAAGAAACATATCGTCTTCAACCAGTCGGCCGTGCCGCAGCACGCCGAACTCGCCTGGATCTTCAATTGCGTTGCCCGCATCGGCTGGATGAACCGCATGACGCAGTTCAAGGACAAGGCCGGCAAGGACCGTGAGAACGCCTCACTCGGCCTGCTCGCCTATCCGAGCCTGATGGCGGCTGACATCCTTGTCTATCGCGCCACCCACGTTCCTGTCGGGGACGACCAGAAGCAGCATCTGGAGCTGACGCGCGATATCGCCCAGAAGTTCAACATCGACTTCATGGAGCATATCCGCAGCGCCGGCTACGGCGTCGACATGGTCGTCGGCGAGGAGCCGATCCATGCCTATTTCCCGCCGGTAGAACCGCTCATCGGTGGCGCGACGCCGCGTGTCATGTCGCTGCGCGATGGCACGAAGAAGATGTCGAAGTCCGACCCGTCCGACCTTTCGCGCGTCAACCTGATGGATGATGCCGAAACGATCTCGAAGAAGATCCGCAAGGCCAAGACCGATCCGGACGCACTTCCGAGCGAGCTCGATGGTCTGAAGGGCCGTCCCGAGGCGGACAACCTGGTCGGCATCTATGCCGCACTCTCCGACAAGACCAAGGAACAGGTTCTGGCCGAGTTCGGCGGGCAGCAGTTCTCGGTGTTCAAGCCGGCGCTCGTCGACCTGGCGGTCGAGGTTCTCGCACCGATTACCGGCGAGATGCGTCGCCTGATGGGCGACACCGCCCATATCGACGCCATCCTGCGCGACGGCGGCGAGCGGGCACGGGCGCGGGCGGAAAAGACGATGCGCGAAGTTCGCGAGATCATCGGCTTTCTGCAGTAA
- a CDS encoding universal stress protein, which translates to MVSTRLSRLEGHRRKFMAVIDDTPECGRAVHYAGMRARNSNGGLVLLYVIADGDFQQWLGVEEIMRAEAREEAEATLAKVAQAVRERIGIEPEIVIREGTATEQIHAAIEEDRDIAILVLAAGSAKEGPGPLVSSIAGKAAAFPIPVTVIPDALTDEEIDALS; encoded by the coding sequence ATGGTCTCGACCCGACTCTCTCGACTTGAAGGACACCGCCGCAAATTCATGGCGGTGATAGACGATACCCCGGAATGCGGGCGCGCCGTGCACTATGCGGGCATGCGCGCCAGGAACTCCAATGGTGGTCTCGTCCTGCTCTATGTGATCGCCGATGGCGACTTCCAGCAATGGCTGGGGGTTGAGGAAATCATGCGTGCAGAAGCACGCGAAGAGGCCGAGGCAACGCTCGCCAAGGTGGCCCAGGCGGTCCGAGAGCGGATCGGTATCGAGCCCGAGATCGTCATTCGCGAAGGGACTGCCACGGAGCAGATCCATGCGGCGATCGAGGAGGACCGCGACATCGCCATTCTGGTGCTGGCCGCCGGATCGGCGAAAGAGGGTCCGGGCCCCCTGGTGTCGTCGATCGCGGGCAAGGCCGCGGCCTTTCCCATTCCCGTCACGGTCATCCCCGATGCCCTGACGGACGAGGAGATCGACGCGCTCAGCTGA